In Mycobacterium tuberculosis H37Rv, a single window of DNA contains:
- a CDS encoding oxidoreductase (short-chain type dehydrogenase/reductase) produces the protein MLTGVTRQKILITGASSGLGAGMARSFAAQGRDLALCARRTDRLTELKAELSQRYPDIKIAVAELDVNDHERVPKVFAELSDEIGGIDRVIVNAGIGKGARLGSGKLWANKATIETNLVAALVQIETALDMFNQRGSGHLVLISSVLGVKGVPGVKAAYAASKAGVRSLGESLRAEYAQRPIRVTVLEPGYIESEMTAKSASTMLMVDNATGVKALVAAIEREPGRAAVPWWPWAPLVRLMWVLPPRLTRRFA, from the coding sequence ATGCTCACCGGAGTGACTCGCCAGAAGATCCTGATCACCGGCGCCAGTTCCGGCCTGGGCGCCGGGATGGCCCGATCCTTCGCCGCCCAGGGCCGCGACCTGGCGCTCTGCGCCCGCCGCACGGATCGGCTGACCGAACTGAAAGCCGAACTGTCGCAACGGTATCCCGACATCAAGATCGCTGTCGCGGAGCTGGACGTCAACGACCACGAGCGGGTGCCCAAGGTATTCGCCGAACTCAGCGATGAGATTGGCGGCATTGACCGTGTGATCGTCAACGCCGGAATCGGCAAGGGTGCCCGGCTGGGCTCGGGCAAGCTGTGGGCGAACAAGGCAACCATCGAAACCAACCTGGTCGCCGCACTCGTGCAGATCGAAACGGCACTGGACATGTTCAACCAGCGCGGTTCGGGGCATTTGGTGCTCATCTCCTCAGTGCTCGGCGTCAAAGGGGTGCCGGGCGTCAAAGCCGCGTATGCGGCAAGCAAAGCCGGTGTGCGCTCGCTAGGCGAATCGCTGCGCGCCGAGTACGCCCAACGCCCCATCAGGGTCACGGTGCTGGAGCCGGGTTATATCGAGTCGGAGATGACGGCCAAATCGGCGAGCACAATGTTGATGGTGGACAACGCAACTGGCGTCAAGGCGCTGGTGGCCGCCATCGAGCGCGAGCCCGGACGCGCCGCGGTCCCCTGGTGGCCATGGGCGCCACTGGTGCGGCTGATGTGGGTGCTGCCGCCGCGGCTGACCAGACGCTTCGCCTAG
- a CDS encoding monooxygenase: MAGVSEAERRGHRKLVRFQARRAIGPIRPTSAAWDRDFDPAGKRIAVVGTDAAAAHYISRLSESAASVTVFTQAPRRVVTGVPLWTTRAKRWLRRRTGAEHPAVAWATAAIDALTSSGIRTSDGVEHPVDAIIYGTGFAIADQVGDQTLVGAGGVTIRQAWDDGMEPYLGVAVHGFPNYFFITGPDTAAQARCVVECMKLMERTASRRIEVRRSSQQVFNERAQLKPAQPHRQTGGLEAFDLSSAATEDDQTYDGAATLTLAGARFRVRVRLTGHLDPIDGNYHWQGTVFDSLPETSLTHARAATLTIGGRSAPARITEQTPWGTHSVAGVGPPPYARSGPASATT; the protein is encoded by the coding sequence GTGGCCGGCGTCAGCGAGGCCGAGCGTCGCGGTCACAGAAAGTTGGTGCGTTTCCAGGCGCGACGGGCGATCGGGCCCATCAGGCCCACTTCGGCGGCATGGGACCGCGATTTCGACCCGGCCGGCAAACGCATCGCGGTGGTCGGCACCGATGCCGCCGCCGCCCACTACATCAGCCGGTTGTCTGAATCGGCGGCGTCGGTCACGGTCTTCACCCAGGCACCGCGCCGCGTCGTCACCGGAGTACCACTGTGGACGACACGCGCCAAACGCTGGCTACGTCGCCGCACCGGGGCTGAGCATCCAGCGGTCGCCTGGGCGACGGCGGCGATCGACGCGCTGACCTCCTCGGGCATCCGCACCAGCGATGGCGTGGAACACCCCGTCGACGCCATCATCTACGGCACCGGGTTCGCGATCGCCGATCAGGTCGGCGATCAGACCCTGGTCGGTGCCGGCGGTGTGACCATCCGCCAAGCCTGGGACGATGGCATGGAGCCCTACCTCGGCGTCGCCGTTCACGGTTTCCCCAACTACTTCTTCATCACCGGGCCCGATACCGCCGCGCAGGCACGCTGCGTCGTCGAATGCATGAAGCTCATGGAGCGCACGGCCAGCCGCCGCATCGAGGTGCGCCGCAGCAGCCAGCAGGTATTCAACGAGCGCGCCCAACTCAAACCCGCTCAGCCCCATCGGCAGACTGGGGGCCTCGAAGCGTTCGACTTGTCATCCGCGGCGACCGAGGACGATCAGACCTACGACGGTGCGGCGACGCTAACGCTCGCTGGTGCCCGCTTTCGGGTCCGCGTCCGGCTTACCGGTCACCTCGATCCGATCGACGGCAACTACCACTGGCAGGGCACCGTATTCGATTCCTTGCCCGAGACTTCACTCACCCATGCCCGGGCGGCGACGTTAACCATCGGCGGACGTAGCGCACCCGCACGCATCACTGAACAAACACCGTGGGGTACCCACTCGGTCGCCGGAGTGGGCCCACCGCCCTATGCCCGAAGCGGCCCAGCCTCGGCCACCACTTGA
- a CDS encoding oxidoreductase, translated as MRFSYAEAMTDFTFYIPLAKAAEAAGYSSMTIPDSIAYPFESDSKYPYTPDGNREFMDGKPFIETFVLTAALGAVTTRLRFNFFVLKLPIRPPALVAKQAGSLAALIGNRVGLGVGTSPWPEDYELMGVPFAKRGKRIDECIEIVRGLTTGDYFEFHGEFYDIPKTKMTPAPTQPIPILVGGHADAALRRAARADGWMHGGGDPDELDRLIARVKRLREEAGKTSPFEIHVISLDGFTVDGVKRLEDKGVTDVIVGFRVPYTMGPDTEPLQTKIRNLEMFAENVIAKV; from the coding sequence GTGCGGTTCAGCTACGCGGAGGCAATGACCGACTTCACGTTCTACATCCCGCTGGCCAAGGCAGCCGAAGCGGCGGGATACAGCAGCATGACGATTCCCGACAGCATCGCCTACCCCTTCGAATCCGACTCGAAGTACCCGTACACACCCGACGGCAACCGCGAATTCATGGACGGCAAGCCTTTCATCGAAACCTTTGTCCTGACAGCAGCATTGGGCGCAGTCACGACGAGGCTGCGGTTCAACTTCTTCGTCCTCAAGCTGCCCATCCGCCCGCCGGCTCTGGTGGCAAAGCAGGCCGGTTCCCTAGCCGCCCTGATCGGCAACCGGGTCGGGCTGGGTGTCGGCACTAGCCCGTGGCCGGAGGATTACGAGCTGATGGGCGTCCCGTTCGCTAAGCGCGGCAAGCGGATTGACGAATGCATCGAGATCGTGCGTGGCCTTACCACCGGCGATTACTTCGAGTTCCACGGCGAGTTCTACGACATACCCAAGACCAAGATGACCCCGGCGCCCACCCAGCCGATCCCGATCCTGGTCGGTGGCCACGCCGATGCAGCACTGCGACGGGCGGCGCGCGCCGATGGATGGATGCATGGCGGCGGCGATCCGGACGAACTCGACCGGCTGATCGCCAGGGTCAAGCGGCTTCGCGAGGAAGCGGGGAAAACCAGCCCGTTCGAAATCCACGTGATCTCCCTGGACGGTTTCACCGTGGACGGCGTCAAGCGGCTCGAGGACAAAGGGGTGACGGACGTCATCGTCGGTTTCCGTGTCCCGTACACCATGGGCCCCGACACCGAGCCGCTGCAGACCAAGATCCGCAATCTGGAGATGTTCGCCGAGAACGTCATCGCGAAAGTTTAA
- a CDS encoding formamidopyrimidine-DNA glycosylase, protein MAGTPQPRALGPDALDVSTDDLAGLLAGNTGRIKTVITDQKVIAGIGNAYSDEILHVAKISPFATAGKLSGAQLTCLHEAMASVLSDAVRRSVGQGAAMLKGEKRSGLRVHARTGLPCPVCGDTVREVSFADKSFQYCPTCQTGGKALADRRMSRLLK, encoded by the coding sequence GTGGCCGGGACGCCGCAGCCGCGCGCGCTCGGGCCCGATGCGCTGGACGTCAGCACCGACGACCTGGCCGGGCTGTTGGCCGGCAACACCGGCCGGATCAAGACCGTCATCACCGACCAGAAGGTAATTGCCGGCATCGGCAACGCCTATAGTGACGAAATCCTGCACGTCGCGAAGATCTCGCCGTTCGCCACGGCCGGCAAGTTATCCGGCGCACAGCTCACCTGCCTGCATGAGGCGATGGCGTCGGTGCTGTCGGACGCGGTGCGCCGGTCCGTCGGCCAGGGCGCGGCCATGCTCAAAGGGGAGAAACGTTCTGGGCTTCGAGTACATGCGCGCACCGGGTTACCCTGCCCAGTGTGCGGTGACACCGTGCGGGAGGTGTCCTTCGCGGACAAGTCTTTTCAGTACTGTCCAACGTGTCAGACCGGTGGCAAGGCGCTGGCCGACCGGCGTATGTCGCGGCTGCTCAAGTAG
- a CDS encoding bifunctional 2-hydroxyhepta-2,4-diene-1,7-dioate isomerase/cyclase/dehydrase yields the protein MKWVTYRSDHGERTGVLSGDAIYAMPPDVSLLDLVGRGADGLRTAGERAVRSPAAVVALDEVTLAAPIPRPPSIRDSLCFLDHMRNCQEAMGGGRVLMDTWYRIPAFYFACPSTVLGPYDDAPTAPGSAWQDFELEIAAVIGTSGKDLTVEQAERSIIGYTIFNDWSARDLQMLEGQLRIGQAKGKDSGITLGPYLVTPDELEPYCRGGKLSLRVIALVNGTVIGSGSTAQMDWSFGEVIAYASRGVTLTPGDVFGSGTVPTCTLVEHLRPPESFPGWLHDGDVVTLQVEGLGETRQTVRTSGTPFPLALRPNPDAEPDRRGVNPAPTRVPFTRGLHEVADRVWAWTLPDGGYGFSNAGLVAGDGASLLVDTLFDLALTREMLAAMKPVTERAPITDALITHSNGDHTHGTQLLDRSVRIIAAKGTSEEIEHGPAPEMLARIQTADLGPVATRYLRDRFGHFDFSGIKLRNADLTFDRDLAIELGGRRVDLLNLGPAHTTADSVVHVADAGVLFAGDLLFIGCTPIVWAGPIANWVAACDAMIALDAPTVVPGHGPVTGPDGIRAVRGYLAHIAEQAEAAYRKGLSLPEAVETIDLGEYASWLDSERVVVNVYQRYRELDPDTPRQDLLALLVMQAEWAARHCT from the coding sequence ATGAAGTGGGTGACGTATCGAAGTGACCACGGCGAACGAACGGGAGTGCTTTCCGGTGACGCCATCTACGCGATGCCGCCGGACGTGTCGTTGCTGGATCTGGTCGGGCGCGGCGCCGACGGTCTGCGCACGGCGGGCGAACGGGCAGTGCGCTCACCGGCCGCGGTGGTAGCGCTCGACGAGGTTACGCTGGCGGCGCCGATTCCGCGCCCGCCGTCGATCCGGGACTCGTTGTGCTTTCTGGACCACATGCGTAACTGCCAGGAAGCGATGGGGGGCGGCCGGGTGCTCATGGATACTTGGTACCGCATCCCGGCGTTCTACTTCGCGTGCCCGTCAACGGTTTTGGGACCGTACGACGACGCACCCACCGCACCCGGAAGTGCGTGGCAGGACTTCGAATTGGAGATCGCGGCGGTTATCGGAACCAGCGGCAAAGACTTGACCGTCGAGCAGGCCGAACGGTCGATCATCGGCTATACCATTTTCAACGACTGGTCCGCACGGGACCTGCAGATGCTGGAGGGCCAGCTGCGCATCGGACAGGCCAAGGGCAAAGACAGCGGTATCACCCTGGGCCCCTATCTGGTCACACCGGATGAGCTGGAGCCCTATTGCCGGGGCGGGAAGCTAAGCTTGCGGGTGATCGCCTTGGTCAACGGCACCGTGATCGGATCGGGGTCGACCGCACAGATGGACTGGAGCTTCGGCGAAGTCATCGCCTATGCCTCGCGGGGGGTGACGCTGACCCCGGGTGACGTGTTCGGCTCGGGCACGGTGCCCACCTGCACGCTCGTCGAGCACCTCAGGCCACCGGAATCATTCCCGGGCTGGCTGCACGACGGCGACGTGGTCACCCTCCAGGTCGAAGGGCTGGGCGAGACGAGGCAGACCGTCCGGACGAGCGGCACTCCTTTTCCGTTGGCTCTTCGGCCGAATCCGGACGCCGAACCCGACCGGCGCGGGGTCAACCCGGCACCGACGCGGGTGCCGTTTACCCGCGGGCTGCACGAAGTCGCCGACCGGGTATGGGCGTGGACGCTGCCCGACGGGGGATACGGCTTCAGCAACGCCGGGCTGGTCGCCGGGGACGGCGCGTCGCTGCTCGTGGATACCCTGTTCGACCTGGCACTGACACGCGAGATGTTGGCCGCGATGAAGCCGGTCACCGAGCGGGCGCCCATCACCGACGCCCTGATCACGCACTCCAACGGCGACCACACGCACGGCACTCAACTGTTGGACCGCTCAGTGCGCATCATCGCCGCCAAGGGCACCTCCGAGGAGATCGAGCATGGCCCGGCACCGGAGATGCTAGCCCGGATCCAAACCGCCGACCTGGGCCCCGTTGCGACGCGGTATCTGCGTGATCGCTTCGGTCACTTTGACTTCAGCGGCATCAAGCTGCGCAACGCCGACCTGACGTTCGACCGCGACCTGGCCATCGAGCTCGGCGGCCGGCGAGTCGACCTGCTCAACCTCGGTCCCGCGCACACCACCGCCGACTCGGTCGTGCACGTGGCCGACGCCGGTGTGCTGTTCGCCGGGGATCTGCTGTTCATCGGTTGCACCCCGATTGTGTGGGCGGGCCCGATCGCCAACTGGGTGGCGGCCTGCGACGCGATGATCGCGCTGGACGCGCCCACGGTGGTGCCTGGGCATGGTCCGGTCACCGGCCCGGACGGGATCCGTGCCGTCCGTGGCTATCTGGCGCACATCGCCGAACAGGCCGAGGCGGCCTACCGCAAGGGGCTATCGTTGCCCGAGGCCGTCGAGACCATCGACCTGGGCGAGTACGCGAGCTGGCTGGACTCCGAACGGGTAGTGGTCAACGTCTACCAGCGTTACCGCGAATTGGATCCCGACACCCCGCGCCAGGACTTGCTGGCGTTGCTGGTGATGCAGGCCGAATGGGCGGCGCGCCACTGTACGTAG